One genomic window of Phycisphaerales bacterium includes the following:
- a CDS encoding inorganic diphosphatase, producing the protein MIHPWHDVTPGSGTHPLPGHFRAVIEIPKGSHNKYELDKTSGMLKLDRVLSSAVYYPANYGFIPQTLADDDDPLDVLVFSAEEVVPMCLVQARAVGLMSMIDEGQADHKIIAVLEQDPIYDDYKSASDFPRHTFKMLKRFLEDYKVLESKDVEVDEIMPAEAAHPIIENALNRYSAERRQGKVPGLHS; encoded by the coding sequence ATGATCCACCCCTGGCACGACGTCACCCCCGGCTCCGGCACCCACCCCCTCCCGGGGCACTTCCGCGCGGTCATCGAGATCCCCAAGGGCAGCCACAACAAGTACGAGCTGGACAAGACCAGCGGCATGCTCAAGCTCGACCGCGTGCTGTCCAGCGCCGTCTACTACCCGGCCAATTACGGCTTCATCCCCCAGACGCTGGCCGACGACGACGACCCGCTCGACGTGCTGGTCTTCAGCGCCGAGGAGGTCGTGCCCATGTGCCTCGTGCAGGCGCGGGCGGTGGGGCTCATGAGCATGATCGACGAGGGCCAGGCCGACCACAAGATCATCGCCGTGCTCGAGCAGGACCCCATCTACGACGACTACAAGAGCGCCAGCGACTTCCCGCGGCACACCTTCAAGATGCTCAAGCGCTTCCTTGAGGACTACAAGGTCCTCGAGAGCAAGGACGTCGAGGTCGACGAGATCATGCCCGCCGAGGCGGCCCACCCGATCATCGAGAACGCCCTGAACCGCTACAGCGCCGAGCGTCGGCAGGGCAAGGTCCCCGGCCTGCACAGCTAG
- the nrdR gene encoding transcriptional regulator NrdR, which translates to MICPYCSHNDDKVIDSRPAESGRAIRRRRVCNQCDRRFTTYERVEQQARLAVVKRDGSRVPFDPDTVLRGIQAACGKRPIPEAAKAGIVEAVEDELHQAYEQEVESSVIGELVMARLREVDEVAYIRFASEYHQFMSVTELQRELDQLRTRPKDVKDQKALFDTTGDGAAPPRR; encoded by the coding sequence GTGATCTGCCCCTATTGCAGCCATAACGACGACAAGGTCATCGACTCGCGGCCGGCCGAGAGCGGGCGGGCCATCCGGCGGCGGCGGGTGTGCAACCAGTGCGACCGGCGGTTTACCACGTACGAGCGGGTCGAGCAGCAGGCGCGGCTGGCGGTCGTCAAGCGCGACGGCAGCCGCGTGCCCTTCGACCCCGACACCGTGCTGCGGGGCATCCAGGCGGCCTGCGGCAAGCGGCCCATCCCCGAGGCGGCCAAGGCGGGCATCGTCGAGGCCGTCGAGGACGAACTCCACCAGGCCTACGAGCAGGAGGTCGAGAGCAGCGTCATCGGCGAGCTGGTGATGGCCCGGCTGCGCGAGGTCGACGAGGTTGCCTACATCCGCTTCGCCAGCGAGTACCACCAGTTCATGAGCGTGACCGAGCTGCAGCGCGAGCTCGACCAGCTCCGGACGCGGCCGAAGGACGTGAAGGACCAGAAGGCGCTCTTCGACACGACCGGCGATGGTGCGGCCCCGCCCCGCCGATAG
- the mgtE gene encoding magnesium transporter, producing MSDSTPTLDQPQVDQAPQEAVLDEAVGRGDGGVCTEWLESASTEQTVHAVSAMDTGEQAKLLALLPAESAAEVCEALPRVQAAGALGALGVLDQAKAAGILEAMTSDDRADLVAAIDEDEAHTILAAMPADVADETRRLASYDEDSAGGLMLTEFLAFDESMTVRDVLADMEENAERYRDYNIQYSYVVDAGGALRGVIPIRRLLMARRMTPVAEIMIKDPVSVADTTDFDALRGVFDDHGFLAFPVVDEQQRLLGVVERSAVSEAALEDADDMYRASQGIVGGEELRSMPLTLRSRRRLAWLSINIVLNIAAASVIAFHQETLEAVIALAVFLPIISDMSGCSGNQAVAVSMRELTLGVTRPRDIFRVLFKECSVGIINGVVLGILIGGVAFLWKGNLALSAVVGVALAANTLIAVCIGGGVPLLLKGFKTDPALASGPILTTITDMCGFLIVLSLASAMMAYLT from the coding sequence ATGTCCGACTCAACGCCGACGCTCGATCAGCCGCAGGTAGACCAAGCCCCGCAGGAAGCCGTCCTCGACGAGGCGGTCGGCCGCGGCGACGGCGGCGTGTGCACCGAGTGGCTCGAGAGCGCGAGCACCGAGCAGACGGTCCACGCCGTGAGCGCGATGGACACCGGCGAGCAGGCCAAGCTGCTCGCGCTGCTGCCCGCCGAGTCGGCCGCCGAGGTGTGCGAGGCGCTGCCGCGCGTGCAGGCGGCCGGGGCGCTGGGCGCGCTGGGCGTTCTCGACCAGGCCAAGGCCGCCGGCATCCTCGAGGCCATGACCAGCGACGACCGGGCCGACCTGGTCGCCGCTATCGACGAGGACGAGGCCCACACCATCCTGGCGGCCATGCCCGCCGACGTCGCCGACGAGACGCGGCGGCTGGCCAGCTACGACGAGGACTCGGCCGGCGGGCTCATGCTCACCGAGTTCCTCGCGTTCGACGAGTCGATGACCGTGCGCGACGTGCTGGCGGACATGGAGGAGAACGCCGAGCGCTACCGCGACTACAACATCCAGTACTCGTACGTGGTCGACGCGGGCGGCGCGCTCCGCGGCGTCATCCCCATCCGCCGGCTGCTGATGGCCCGGCGGATGACGCCGGTGGCCGAGATCATGATCAAGGACCCGGTGTCCGTCGCCGACACGACGGACTTCGACGCGCTGCGCGGGGTCTTCGACGACCACGGCTTCCTGGCGTTCCCGGTGGTCGACGAGCAGCAGCGGCTCCTGGGCGTGGTCGAGCGCAGCGCGGTGAGCGAGGCGGCCCTCGAGGACGCCGACGACATGTACCGGGCCAGCCAGGGCATCGTGGGCGGCGAGGAGCTCCGCTCGATGCCGCTAACGCTGCGCAGCCGGCGGCGCCTGGCGTGGCTGAGCATCAACATCGTGCTGAACATCGCCGCCGCGAGCGTCATCGCGTTCCATCAGGAAACGCTCGAGGCGGTGATCGCGCTGGCCGTCTTCCTGCCGATCATCTCGGACATGAGCGGGTGCTCGGGCAATCAGGCCGTGGCGGTGAGCATGCGCGAACTGACCCTCGGCGTGACCCGGCCGCGCGACATCTTCCGCGTGCTCTTCAAGGAGTGCAGCGTCGGCATCATCAACGGCGTGGTACTCGGCATCCTGATCGGCGGCGTGGCGTTCCTGTGGAAGGGCAACCTGGCGTTGAGCGCGGTCGTCGGCGTGGCGCTGGCGGCCAACACGCTGATCGCCGTGTGCATCGGCGGCGGCGTGCCGTTGCTCTTGAAGGGCTTCAAGACCGACCCGGCCCTGGCCAGCGGCCCC